Proteins found in one Nostoc sp. NIES-3756 genomic segment:
- the mnmE gene encoding tRNA uridine-5-carboxymethylaminomethyl(34) synthesis GTPase MnmE, translating to MTELLAITGTIAAIATAIVPQQGSVGIVRVSGSQAIAIAQTLFSAPGKQVWESHRILYGYIRHPQTRQVVDEALLLIMKAPRSYTREDVVEFHCHGGIMAVQQVLQLCLENGARLAQPGEFTLRAFLNGRLDLTQAESIADLVGARSPQAAQTALAGLQGKLAHPIRQLRANCLDILAEIEARIDFEEDLPPLDDKAIISDIENIAVEISRLLATKDKGELLRTGLKVAIVGRPNVGKSSLLNAWSQSDRAIVTDLPGTTRDVVESQLVVGGIPVQVLDTAGIRETSDQVEKIGVERSRQAANTADLVLFTIDAATGWTTGDQEIYEQVKHRPLILVMNKIDLVDQQLISSLEDPQDIIQIVHTAAAQKQGIDALETAILEIVQAGKVQAADMDLAINQRQAAALTQAKISLEQVQATITQQLPLDFWTIDLRGAIHALGEITGEEVTESVLDRIFSRFCIGK from the coding sequence ATGACTGAACTCTTAGCTATTACTGGAACTATTGCAGCGATCGCTACTGCTATTGTCCCCCAACAAGGTAGTGTGGGTATTGTGCGGGTGTCTGGTTCTCAGGCAATAGCGATCGCACAAACTTTGTTTTCTGCTCCTGGTAAGCAAGTTTGGGAAAGTCACCGCATTCTCTACGGTTACATTCGCCATCCCCAAACCCGTCAAGTTGTCGATGAGGCGCTTTTGCTGATCATGAAAGCACCTCGTTCTTACACCCGCGAAGATGTGGTAGAGTTCCACTGTCACGGCGGGATTATGGCGGTGCAGCAGGTATTGCAACTATGTCTGGAAAACGGCGCTAGACTAGCTCAACCAGGGGAATTTACCCTCAGAGCCTTTTTAAATGGCAGACTAGATTTAACCCAAGCTGAGAGTATCGCTGATTTGGTGGGAGCGCGATCGCCCCAAGCTGCACAAACGGCTTTAGCTGGTTTACAAGGCAAATTAGCTCATCCCATCCGCCAGTTACGCGCTAACTGTCTAGATATTTTGGCAGAAATTGAAGCCAGAATCGATTTTGAAGAAGATTTACCCCCGTTGGATGATAAAGCAATCATATCAGATATTGAGAACATTGCTGTAGAAATTTCTCGGTTATTGGCAACTAAAGATAAAGGTGAACTGTTGCGGACTGGGTTGAAAGTGGCTATTGTCGGTCGTCCGAATGTGGGTAAATCCAGCTTGTTGAATGCTTGGAGCCAGAGCGATCGCGCCATTGTTACCGATTTACCCGGCACAACCCGCGACGTTGTGGAATCGCAGTTAGTTGTGGGCGGTATTCCTGTACAGGTGCTAGATACGGCAGGGATTCGGGAAACCAGCGACCAAGTAGAAAAGATAGGCGTAGAGCGATCGCGTCAAGCCGCCAACACTGCCGATTTAGTCTTGTTCACCATCGACGCAGCCACAGGTTGGACGACTGGCGACCAAGAAATTTATGAGCAAGTAAAACATCGTCCGTTAATTTTAGTGATGAATAAGATTGACTTAGTAGATCAACAATTGATTTCATCCTTAGAAGATCCGCAAGATATTATTCAAATTGTTCACACAGCCGCAGCCCAAAAACAAGGTATTGATGCGTTAGAAACGGCAATTTTAGAAATAGTTCAAGCCGGAAAAGTCCAAGCTGCTGATATGGATTTAGCGATTAATCAAAGACAAGCCGCAGCCTTGACTCAAGCGAAAATTTCTCTAGAACAAGTGCAAGCCACAATTACCCAGCAGCTACCCCTTGATTTTTGGACAATTGATTTGCGGGGTGCAATTCATGCGTTAGGAGAAATCACTGGGGAAGAGGTAACGGAGTCAGTGCTTGATAGGATTTTTAGTAGATTTTGTATAGGAAAGTAA
- a CDS encoding tetratricopeptide repeat protein — MSLEEFVVDAAPELLFNDFTAKNKVGAVSGGMVTLSALGALGVTAVPIAIPIVIAGVLAGATGESSVKHSVKSTAKGIGSIVGDVASGVGSVVGHAGKGIAGGFVGFIDIFKNDEDFFNRGVEKINNKQYTEAISDFSKAIEINSQYADAYYLRGCIYSDTGKYQESIKDFSKVIELAPQCEEAYFLRGCNRSNIRDYQGAINDYTKTITINPEHLEAYCNRGHLLAAQKNYNGAIFDYTKTIILGSNNKDIYERRGRIYIEIKDYKSALADYTQVIKLDKRQFSAYFIRGGILFDLQDYEKAIQDFTYLIENNYSIAEAYLHRANAYIANKDYGKAIVDFNQLISIRPNDVSCLLSRADARTMLKDYNGAIKDCNLAIKTRPQHIEAYCKRANIRKLKRDLRGAINDYNQVIQIDQNHAIAYVQRGFIYKNQCKNQEAIGDFKQAINIFSKKSMQSEVKKLQQEIQILENEIKNTPWWKTRIF; from the coding sequence ATGAGTCTAGAAGAGTTTGTTGTTGATGCTGCTCCAGAACTTTTATTTAATGATTTTACTGCGAAGAATAAAGTAGGCGCTGTATCAGGTGGCATGGTGACTTTATCTGCGTTAGGAGCATTGGGTGTCACTGCTGTACCAATTGCAATACCTATAGTTATAGCTGGAGTGTTAGCAGGTGCAACAGGAGAATCTTCAGTTAAACATTCAGTTAAAAGTACAGCAAAAGGTATCGGTTCTATAGTTGGCGATGTAGCATCTGGAGTAGGTTCCGTAGTTGGTCATGCAGGCAAAGGAATAGCAGGTGGATTTGTAGGATTTATTGATATCTTCAAAAATGATGAAGATTTTTTTAACCGTGGAGTTGAAAAGATCAACAATAAACAATATACAGAAGCAATTAGTGATTTCTCTAAAGCAATAGAAATAAATTCTCAATATGCTGATGCTTATTATTTAAGAGGTTGTATTTATTCTGATACTGGTAAATATCAAGAGTCAATTAAAGATTTTTCTAAAGTAATTGAACTGGCTCCCCAGTGTGAAGAAGCTTATTTTCTAAGGGGATGTAATCGCTCTAATATTCGTGACTATCAAGGCGCTATTAATGATTATACCAAAACAATTACTATTAATCCTGAGCATCTTGAGGCTTATTGTAATAGAGGACATCTCTTAGCTGCACAAAAAAATTACAATGGGGCTATCTTTGATTACACAAAAACTATTATTTTAGGCTCCAATAATAAAGATATTTACGAAAGAAGAGGAAGAATATATATTGAAATTAAAGATTATAAATCAGCTTTAGCTGACTATACTCAGGTAATTAAGTTGGATAAACGCCAATTTAGTGCTTACTTTATTAGAGGTGGTATCCTTTTTGATTTGCAGGACTATGAAAAAGCAATACAAGACTTTACTTACCTCATTGAAAATAATTACAGTATAGCCGAGGCATACTTACATCGAGCTAACGCTTATATAGCAAATAAAGATTATGGAAAGGCTATTGTGGATTTTAATCAGCTTATCAGCATTCGCCCGAATGATGTATCTTGTTTATTAAGCCGGGCTGACGCTCGTACTATGCTTAAAGATTATAATGGCGCTATTAAAGACTGTAATTTAGCTATTAAAACAAGACCTCAGCATATTGAGGCTTATTGCAAAAGAGCTAATATTCGCAAGTTAAAAAGAGACTTACGAGGAGCAATTAATGATTATAATCAAGTTATACAAATTGATCAAAATCATGCTATTGCCTATGTACAACGTGGTTTTATTTATAAAAATCAATGTAAAAATCAAGAGGCAATAGGAGATTTTAAGCAAGCAATCAATATTTTTTCCAAAAAGTCCATGCAAAGTGAAGTTAAAAAACTTCAGCAAGAAATTCAAATATTGGAAAATGAAATTAAAAATACTCCCTGGTGGAAAACTAGGATTTTTTGA
- the nadA gene encoding quinolinate synthase NadA: MFTTAFAQREQTQPGGLPLDLFAAIESLKKELNAVILAHYYQEPDIQDIADFIGDSLQLARAAEKTNADVIVFAGVHFMAETAKILNPDKLVLLPDLTAGCSLADSCPPDEFAAFKAAHPNHLVVSYINCSAEIKAMSDIICTSSNAVKIVQQIPKEQPIIFAPDKNLGRYVMEQTGREMVLWQGSCMVHETFSEKKIVQLKVAHPEAEAIAHPECESSVLRHASFIGSTAALLKYCQTSPSQEFIVATEPGIIHQMQKLAPHKQFIPAPPINNCACNECPFMRLNTLEKLYWAMKNRTPEITMPEHIRIAALRPIQRMLEMSN, from the coding sequence GTGTTTACCACTGCTTTTGCTCAACGGGAACAGACTCAACCGGGTGGACTACCACTAGATTTATTTGCCGCTATTGAAAGTTTGAAAAAAGAACTCAACGCGGTTATCTTGGCGCATTATTATCAAGAACCGGATATTCAAGATATTGCAGACTTTATCGGCGACTCATTACAACTAGCAAGAGCCGCAGAGAAGACTAATGCAGATGTGATTGTCTTTGCAGGCGTTCACTTCATGGCGGAGACGGCGAAGATTCTCAACCCTGATAAGTTGGTACTGTTACCAGATTTAACAGCAGGTTGTTCTCTGGCTGATAGCTGTCCACCAGATGAATTTGCCGCATTTAAAGCCGCACATCCCAATCATTTAGTAGTGTCTTATATTAACTGCTCTGCCGAAATCAAGGCGATGAGCGATATTATCTGCACCAGTTCCAACGCTGTGAAGATTGTGCAGCAAATACCCAAAGAACAGCCGATTATATTTGCTCCCGACAAAAATTTGGGACGCTACGTCATGGAACAGACGGGACGGGAGATGGTGCTGTGGCAAGGTAGCTGCATGGTGCATGAAACCTTCTCTGAGAAGAAGATTGTACAACTAAAAGTTGCCCATCCCGAAGCAGAGGCGATCGCACACCCAGAATGTGAAAGTAGCGTATTGCGCCACGCCAGTTTTATCGGCTCCACAGCAGCCTTACTCAAATATTGCCAAACCAGCCCCAGCCAAGAGTTTATCGTAGCTACCGAGCCGGGCATTATTCACCAAATGCAAAAACTAGCACCGCACAAGCAATTTATCCCTGCGCCACCAATTAATAACTGTGCTTGTAACGAATGTCCATTTATGCGGTTAAATACTCTAGAAAAACTCTACTGGGCAATGAAAAACCGTACCCCAGAAATCACCATGCCAGAACACATCCGCATCGCCGCTCTGCGACCAATTCAACGGATGTTAGAAATGAGTAATTAG
- a CDS encoding FitA-like ribbon-helix-helix domain-containing protein, with amino-acid sequence MATLHALDIPDELYAQLQELAKAENSSVEAQVIKILHKALQKIAEEQEKRKNVIKILEEHRLRRQSLRTDVEWPDSTALIREDRDR; translated from the coding sequence ATGGCTACCCTTCACGCGCTGGATATACCTGATGAATTGTACGCACAACTGCAAGAGTTAGCGAAAGCGGAAAATAGCTCTGTTGAAGCTCAAGTTATAAAAATATTGCACAAAGCCTTGCAGAAGATAGCAGAGGAACAGGAAAAGCGAAAAAATGTAATCAAAATTTTAGAGGAACATCGTCTGCGTCGTCAGAGTCTGCGGACTGATGTGGAATGGCCTGATAGTACAGCATTAATCCGAGAAGACCGCGACAGATAA
- a CDS encoding TIGR04168 family protein, which yields MTSQKSQSKILKIAVVGDIHDQWEVEDGIALKHLGVDLVLFVGDFGNESVEVVRAIASVNIPKAAIMGNHDAWYSATEWGRKKCPYDRTKEDWVQEQLDLLGSAHVGYSKLDFPEWNLTVVGGRPFTWGGHEWRFADICKQRYGVTDLEESAQRIFASAKSAACETIIFLGHNGPSGLGDRPEDPCGKDWHPIGGDFGDPDLAEAISLTMTAGKHIALVTFGHMHHSLRYTKTELRKPIFISPEGIVYLNAASVPRIVEGENGKLRNFSLVSLEAGEVTQASLVWVGEDFQVVKEEVLYERSASVS from the coding sequence ATGACCAGTCAAAAATCTCAATCAAAAATACTGAAAATTGCTGTAGTTGGAGATATTCATGATCAGTGGGAAGTAGAAGATGGTATTGCACTTAAGCATCTGGGTGTTGACTTAGTGCTGTTTGTAGGGGATTTTGGGAATGAGTCGGTGGAAGTGGTGAGAGCGATCGCTTCGGTGAATATTCCCAAAGCAGCAATTATGGGCAACCATGATGCTTGGTACTCGGCTACAGAGTGGGGACGCAAGAAATGTCCTTATGATCGCACCAAGGAAGACTGGGTACAGGAACAATTAGATTTACTAGGTTCAGCCCATGTGGGTTACAGTAAGCTAGATTTCCCCGAATGGAATCTGACTGTAGTCGGTGGTCGTCCTTTTACCTGGGGTGGTCATGAATGGCGATTTGCTGACATCTGTAAACAGCGTTACGGTGTGACAGATTTGGAAGAATCAGCACAGAGAATATTTGCATCGGCGAAAAGTGCAGCCTGTGAGACTATTATATTTTTGGGTCATAACGGGCCGAGTGGATTAGGCGATCGGCCAGAAGACCCCTGCGGTAAAGATTGGCATCCCATCGGCGGCGACTTTGGCGACCCAGATTTAGCCGAGGCGATTTCTTTAACAATGACGGCTGGTAAACACATAGCCTTGGTGACTTTTGGTCATATGCACCATAGTTTACGGTACACCAAAACAGAACTACGCAAACCCATCTTTATCAGCCCAGAGGGGATAGTTTACCTCAACGCCGCCAGTGTGCCAAGGATTGTAGAAGGTGAAAACGGCAAGCTGCGGAATTTTTCGCTGGTTTCCCTAGAGGCGGGTGAGGTGACACAAGCTTCCTTGGTTTGGGTAGGCGAAGATTTTCAGGTGGTGAAAGAGGAGGTATTGTATGAGCGATCGGCTAGTGTGTCGTAA
- a CDS encoding GUN4 domain-containing protein: MVRGDHIYINDFNIIPFTHHGIDCGDGTVIHYTGESVCRISIYEFSKGKKINTWIYDNCDHPDLVLLRAESRLGERNYHLILNNCEHFANWCKTGIAESEQVKLPLNLIDFFNWRMEERERQSYQDLFYKQNEILRKLEKQLRHTKTIPTNQREKVAITGFNNQTQANRNTVFKDSLATDKFDYRTLQALLQEGYWQEADEFTFYAMLKISNREYDRYFRLTDIANFPREDLLIIDKLWREHSRNSFGFSVQKEIYRSLGGNQNYEYEIWERFSNKVGWRVNEIPVSYEKLCFSIHAPKGHFPHGKRIGSEIIGFLAII, from the coding sequence ATGGTGAGAGGCGATCACATTTACATTAATGACTTCAATATTATTCCTTTTACTCATCACGGAATTGATTGTGGTGATGGAACAGTCATTCATTATACAGGAGAAAGTGTTTGTCGAATTTCTATCTACGAATTTAGCAAAGGTAAAAAAATTAATACATGGATATATGACAACTGTGATCATCCAGACCTTGTACTGCTACGTGCGGAGAGCAGATTAGGAGAAAGAAATTATCATCTTATTCTGAATAACTGTGAACATTTTGCTAACTGGTGTAAAACAGGAATTGCGGAGTCAGAGCAAGTGAAGCTCCCATTAAATTTAATTGATTTTTTTAATTGGCGAATGGAAGAGAGAGAACGTCAATCTTATCAAGATTTATTTTACAAACAGAATGAAATTCTTAGAAAGTTAGAAAAGCAATTAAGACATACAAAAACAATACCTACAAACCAACGAGAAAAAGTTGCCATCACAGGTTTTAATAATCAAACACAAGCAAATAGAAACACAGTATTTAAGGATTCTCTAGCTACAGATAAATTTGATTATCGTACACTTCAAGCTTTGTTACAAGAAGGTTATTGGCAAGAAGCTGATGAATTTACATTTTATGCAATGCTAAAAATCTCTAACAGAGAGTATGATAGATATTTCCGCCTAACAGATATTGCTAATTTTCCTCGTGAGGATCTACTTATCATTGATAAATTGTGGCGTGAACATAGCCGTAATTCATTTGGATTTAGTGTACAAAAAGAAATATATAGAAGTTTAGGCGGGAACCAGAATTATGAATACGAAATTTGGGAAAGATTTAGCAATAAAGTAGGTTGGCGTGTTAATGAAATACCAGTATCATATGAAAAATTATGTTTTAGCATCCATGCCCCAAAGGGACATTTCCCTCATGGTAAAAGAATAGGTTCTGAAATAATAGGGTTTTTGGCAATTATTTAG